A stretch of Leucobacter aridicollis DNA encodes these proteins:
- a CDS encoding response regulator, which yields MSETTNGANAITVVIVDDHQIFRTGLRAELGPEIEVVGEAATVDEAVALIPDLAPDVVLLDVHLPGGAGGGGAEVLQRLAGVSANTRFLALSVSDAADDVVSVIRAGARGYLTKTASGAEVTAAALRVRGGDAVFSPRLAGFVLDAFGTGLGETAAADDELDRLTAREQEVMRMIARGYAYKEVAAELFLSVKTVETHVSSVLRKLQLSNRHELTAWALSKRLL from the coding sequence GTGAGTGAGACGACGAACGGTGCGAACGCGATCACGGTCGTGATCGTGGATGACCACCAGATCTTCCGCACCGGGCTCCGGGCCGAGCTTGGCCCCGAGATCGAGGTGGTGGGCGAGGCCGCGACGGTCGACGAGGCCGTCGCCCTCATCCCTGACCTCGCGCCGGACGTGGTGTTGCTCGATGTGCACCTTCCCGGCGGTGCGGGCGGGGGCGGGGCGGAGGTGCTGCAGCGTCTCGCAGGGGTCAGCGCAAACACCAGATTCCTCGCGCTGAGCGTCTCGGACGCCGCAGACGACGTGGTGAGCGTCATCAGGGCTGGCGCGCGCGGCTACCTCACGAAGACGGCCTCAGGGGCCGAGGTGACGGCCGCCGCGCTTCGCGTGCGAGGCGGCGACGCGGTCTTCTCGCCACGCCTCGCGGGCTTCGTGCTCGACGCATTCGGCACCGGCCTCGGCGAGACGGCGGCCGCTGACGACGAGCTCGACAGGCTCACCGCTCGCGAGCAGGAGGTCATGCGCATGATCGCGCGCGGCTATGCCTACAAGGAGGTCGCCGCGGAGCTGTTTCTCTCCGTGAAGACTGTCGAGACGCACGTGTCGAGCGTGCTGCGGAAGCTGCAGCTCTCGAACAGACACGAGCTCACCGCGTGGGCGCTGTCGAAGCGGCTGCTCTAG
- a CDS encoding ATP-binding protein, producing MASTNPPPRLLTRSPSERLLAGVCGGLAEHLKVPVVAVRIGMLLAVLAGGAGGILYLWLWATVPLAEPDARVAPMRSALTRGTPWTGGAGFAHETSTRSQPQPKHHGERARSVPTPIQSDVAPQDGAATVPQGAAPDARQTEPRPPAAAGPAPARQRTRWPVAELLFGACLLVVGVLLVVQQFGIELRLSIILPGLAVLVGVGLTWWQIADRNRPETNAVPRVLGALSLVAVGVLMFFVTAENPSVWTVIAAALAALAGVALAIAPWLLRLNRELIAERAGREREAERSEIAAHLHDSVLQTLALIQQRSAPGSEVARIARGQERELREWLFRAADGGMTAPKETALEELRAHAAALEDAHAVRFEIVGVGAEVVVPEPIVAAAREAMLNAAQHAGGDVTVYAEVSPMRISIDVTDRGPGLDPDRLPEGRMGVRDSIVGRMARAGGTAKIVPGPGGSGTSVRLEMPREQKTDAAGDAGTGVAS from the coding sequence ATGGCAAGTACGAACCCACCCCCGCGGCTGCTGACGCGCTCGCCGTCGGAGCGGCTGCTCGCGGGCGTCTGTGGCGGCCTTGCTGAGCATTTGAAGGTGCCCGTGGTCGCCGTGCGCATCGGGATGTTGCTGGCCGTGCTCGCCGGCGGCGCCGGTGGGATTCTGTACCTCTGGCTGTGGGCCACCGTCCCGCTTGCGGAGCCTGACGCTAGGGTCGCCCCCATGCGCAGCGCACTCACCCGCGGGACGCCGTGGACGGGTGGGGCTGGGTTCGCGCACGAGACCTCGACGAGGTCGCAGCCGCAGCCGAAGCACCACGGGGAGCGGGCACGGTCCGTGCCGACACCCATCCAGTCTGACGTTGCGCCGCAGGATGGAGCCGCCACGGTGCCCCAGGGTGCCGCACCGGACGCGCGCCAGACGGAGCCGCGGCCGCCAGCCGCTGCCGGGCCCGCCCCTGCGCGGCAGCGCACACGCTGGCCGGTCGCGGAGCTGCTGTTCGGCGCCTGCCTGCTCGTCGTTGGCGTGCTGCTCGTCGTCCAGCAGTTCGGGATCGAACTGCGGTTGTCGATCATCCTGCCGGGACTCGCCGTGCTGGTTGGCGTCGGTCTCACCTGGTGGCAGATCGCGGACCGCAACCGGCCGGAGACGAACGCGGTGCCGCGGGTGCTCGGCGCGCTCTCGCTCGTCGCGGTTGGGGTGCTCATGTTCTTCGTGACGGCCGAGAACCCGAGCGTGTGGACGGTGATCGCCGCCGCGCTCGCCGCACTTGCCGGTGTCGCGCTTGCGATCGCCCCGTGGCTGTTGCGTTTGAACCGGGAACTCATCGCCGAGCGGGCGGGGCGCGAGCGGGAGGCGGAGCGATCGGAGATCGCCGCGCACCTGCACGACTCGGTGCTGCAGACGCTCGCGCTCATCCAGCAACGATCGGCGCCGGGCAGCGAAGTCGCGCGCATCGCCCGCGGGCAGGAGCGCGAGCTGCGTGAGTGGCTGTTCCGGGCAGCGGACGGCGGGATGACGGCACCCAAGGAAACCGCGCTCGAGGAGCTCCGCGCCCACGCGGCGGCGCTCGAGGACGCGCATGCGGTGCGATTCGAGATCGTCGGCGTCGGCGCGGAGGTCGTAGTGCCGGAGCCGATCGTCGCCGCGGCGCGCGAGGCGATGCTGAATGCCGCGCAGCATGCGGGCGGTGACGTGACAGTCTACGCCGAGGTGAGCCCCATGCGAATCTCGATCGACGTCACTGACCGAGGACCCGGGCTTGATCCTGATCGCCTGCCCGAGGGGCGCATGGGAGTGCGCGATTCCATCGTTGGGCGAATGGCGCGCGCTGGCGGGACTGCGAAGATTGTTCCCGGGCCGGGCGGCAGCGGCACGTCGGTGCGCCTTGAGATGCCGCGCGAACAGAAAACGGATGCTGCGGGCGACGCAGGGACAGGAGTTGCCTCGTGA
- a CDS encoding PspC domain-containing protein, whose translation MNQTPPPNGAAPGGSPQNAPFGAGFFAWIRGLGIGRGGDRWFAGVAGGIAMRAGIDPIIVRGIFIVLAVLGGPGIVLYLAGWLLLPDQGGKIHLEEVFRGRAGTAAVVATVAVGVFVVLPVFFRVLGFTTIGGWNLWNAFGLPHWLVTTVSVLVWIAVIAAAAFLVSRLFLERGRRVRDEAQPQPPHGPQPPAGTPTGAATSAPAMPASGAPAPIAFAAPAAGAPADGTFASAAPQQDATQTTQLPQPEPSPDWTQRITDGAERASEKAVKWSEDVGRQADEWSARYAEQHDLMKLGAAHVVITLALALLAAGGAAFIAFDMQLGSNLILTAALLGATGVLAISLIVAGIRGRHTGWVGFLAACGVIALLFTSIIPDGSRFQPFGTALVTADTPGSVLIAGTTDVDLTTLDGAGGVGDMEVWQLAGRSVITLPEHEPVRLTVRLLAGSLDASELSTGSSSAAGPFLSRTIDTSVDGDDEATRVTVYLLAGSARVEEAPASNRRSDRVAVGDADSSAANRADLREELTDLREEESELRAELDDPRLSEVRQERLENTLDFTRDEIAKLEKELAR comes from the coding sequence ATGAACCAGACACCCCCTCCCAACGGCGCCGCCCCGGGCGGCTCACCCCAGAACGCGCCATTCGGCGCCGGCTTCTTCGCATGGATCCGCGGGCTCGGCATTGGCCGGGGCGGCGACCGGTGGTTTGCCGGCGTCGCGGGCGGCATCGCGATGCGCGCTGGGATCGATCCCATCATCGTCCGCGGCATCTTCATCGTGCTGGCCGTGCTCGGCGGCCCCGGCATCGTGCTCTACCTCGCGGGCTGGCTGTTGCTCCCCGACCAGGGCGGCAAGATTCACCTTGAGGAGGTCTTCCGGGGGCGAGCGGGGACCGCGGCAGTCGTAGCAACCGTCGCGGTCGGTGTATTCGTCGTTCTCCCCGTCTTCTTTAGGGTTCTCGGGTTCACCACCATCGGTGGCTGGAATCTGTGGAACGCGTTCGGGCTCCCCCACTGGCTGGTAACCACGGTCTCGGTCCTCGTATGGATCGCGGTCATCGCAGCCGCGGCGTTCCTCGTCAGCAGGCTGTTCCTCGAGCGTGGCCGGCGAGTTCGCGACGAGGCGCAGCCCCAGCCCCCGCACGGCCCCCAGCCGCCGGCCGGCACGCCCACTGGGGCAGCGACCAGCGCACCGGCGATGCCGGCATCGGGCGCACCCGCTCCCATCGCGTTCGCCGCCCCGGCGGCCGGAGCGCCGGCAGACGGGACCTTCGCTAGCGCGGCGCCCCAGCAGGACGCGACGCAGACGACGCAGCTCCCCCAGCCCGAGCCGTCGCCAGATTGGACGCAGCGCATCACCGACGGGGCCGAGCGCGCGAGCGAGAAGGCCGTCAAGTGGAGCGAGGATGTTGGCCGTCAGGCCGACGAGTGGAGCGCACGCTACGCGGAGCAGCACGATCTCATGAAGCTGGGGGCTGCCCATGTCGTCATCACGCTCGCCCTCGCGCTGCTCGCAGCGGGCGGCGCCGCGTTCATCGCGTTCGACATGCAGCTGGGCTCGAACCTGATCCTGACCGCCGCGCTCCTTGGCGCCACCGGCGTCCTCGCGATCTCGCTCATCGTTGCGGGCATTCGCGGCCGCCACACCGGGTGGGTCGGCTTCCTTGCCGCCTGCGGGGTCATCGCGCTGCTCTTCACGTCGATTATCCCCGACGGTTCGCGTTTCCAGCCGTTCGGCACCGCCCTGGTGACGGCAGACACGCCGGGCTCCGTACTCATCGCCGGAACCACTGACGTCGATCTCACCACGCTCGACGGCGCCGGCGGTGTCGGCGACATGGAGGTCTGGCAGCTCGCCGGCCGCTCGGTGATCACGCTGCCCGAGCACGAGCCGGTGCGCCTCACCGTCAGGCTGCTCGCGGGCTCGCTCGACGCGTCGGAGCTCAGCACCGGCTCCTCGTCCGCCGCTGGACCGTTCCTCTCGCGCACGATCGACACCAGCGTGGACGGCGATGACGAAGCGACACGGGTGACCGTCTACCTGCTCGCCGGCAGCGCGCGCGTCGAGGAGGCCCCCGCCTCGAATCGCCGTTCCGACCGCGTCGCCGTCGGGGACGCCGACAGCTCAGCGGCCAACCGTGCGGACCTGCGCGAGGAACTCACCGATCTCCGCGAGGAGGAGAGCGAGCTGCGCGCCGAGCTCGATGATCCCCGGCTGAGCGAGGTGCGCCAGGAGCGGCTGGAGAATACGCTTGACTTCACCCGCGACGAGATCGCAAAGCTAGAGAAGGAGCTCGCACGATGA